The stretch of DNA GTTCCAATCGGAGCTGTAGGGCAATGGAACACGGTATTCATCCCGCACGAGCACGTTGGGCTTATCCCAGCGCTCGTATTCATCGCGACGCCAGCCAAAGAGTGGAACAATCGCATCATTGAGCAGTTTGCCCTGCCAGACCACCGACATCGAATCGGTCGTATCATAGCCCTGTGAGGTGCCCGTATAGAGGCGATCCAGGTCATCACGGTAGTTGAGCAGGTTCAACTGGGCGTTGTGCCAGGTCTGGGTGTTTTCATCCCAGAGCAGCGTATTGTTGGTCGTTCCGGGATTGTGTTTGCTGGTCACGCCATGAATCGCTGAGGAAGGAATGCTGTCGAAATCCGACACGTTGAGCAGGCTGTCGCCGATGTAATGAATGCCCCACCAACTGAAGTAGTTGGGAGAGTTCAGGTACGGATTGCCGTAGCTATCCACATCCCAGTTGTAGAGATCATAGTTGCGGTGAAAGTTTTCGTAGCGCTGACTGGAGTAGGTCGCCGTCACGGTTTGTTCACCAAACAGAGTGGTCAACCAACCTTCATCGATATAGTTGGAGAGGTCGAATTTCCCGAAGGCAGTTGCGCGAAATGCACGACGGTCCTCTTCGTTGTTCTGTCCCGAACTGGGACCAATGAGAACTGGACGACCGACATCCGGATTCGGCTCTCCGTCCCGCAGCACGGTGTTCACGTCAACGGTCACGCGGTTGGTGCTGATGGCGTTGTGATATCCCGAATCATAGTTCTCCCGGTAGTAGGAGAGATTCACGCCTGCCAATCCGTCGAAGTAGGTCTGGGTCAGCGACATTTCGATGGTATCAAACTCATTCCACTCGCGCTTGTTGGGTCCCTGGATCGTGCGATCAATGAACGCCAGCGGTCCGCTCAGGATCATCTGCGTGGGCCAGAGGCTGGAACCAAACCCGTTGAAGGTATTCCCAGTCTCACTTTCGTAGCGTGATATGATGTCCATGACCAGCGCATTGCCAGCGTAGTAGCTTGCACTGTTTTTGTTCCAGACGCCCGTGCCGCCTTCATCGTAGTTGGGATTGGTCACACCGCTGAGTCCTCCCCAGGGCGAACCATCGCGCTGCCGGTAGGCATCCATGCGTCCGTTACCGATGGCGTTGCTGTTGGGTTGCTGAAAGATGGTTCCCGGTGAGGAGTTCCACCAGTCCCGCGCCGGTGCGCCTGAAAAGTAGTGCGACAACTCACGATGCTGCACGCCATCCGGGTCCGTCGGGATCCCGTTGCTGGTGAGCGGATCATACATGAGGTATTGGTTGAGCGGACCAAACCAGTTGGTGATGAAGTCCGCTGCGGTCACGGGGACCGGTCGGTTTCCGCTGAGTTTTCCATACTCCGCACGCACATCGATCTGGGTGTAGATGCTGTCTGCCAGTTTGGGTTGCCAGCGCATGGCCGCATAGAGGCGACGGTCGTCATCGTAGGTGTGATCCTGGCGAAATTTTTCCTCATCGTTGAGTCCGACCACACGCACTGCGAGTGTATCGTCAATGATGGGCAGGTTGACATCCACCATCTCACGATGCGAACCGTAGCTGTCCATGCTGATGCGCACCTCGCCCATGAATTTGCTGGGCGATGCATCGCGCAGGGTCGCATTGATGATGCCAGCCGGACTGCCCAATCCAAACAGAATCGAGTTCGGCCCACGCTGGATGTCCAGGCGTTCGGTATTGTAAGCATCCATCGGCAGGCTGGTCGCGAAAAAACTGCGCGTCAGGTCGGCCGTATTGAGTCCGCGCAGGCGGGTGCCTGTCTGCGGATTCACCAGCATGCGGTTGCGGTAACTTCCGTCATTGGCATCGGTGCCGTAATAGTTCCCGCCGATACCCGCCACTTCCGCACTGGTCTGGTAGATGAGGATGTCCTCAAGATTGACCGATGCGGTATCGTCAAAAAACTCACGGGTGACGACCGAAATCGCCGAGGCAACGTCCTTGAGATCGGTATTGATTCGGGAACCAGCGAGCGATGAAGTCGCCAGGTAACCCATGTTTTCATCGGTTAACACCTCGAAGGGAGACAGGGTATATACTTCACTTTGCTCAGACTCAGATGACGCATCTTCCAGATCCGATTCCCTCTCTGTCTGAGCGACAGCGAGGCTTGGTGTGCACAACACCAGCAGCAACAATCCGATGGATCGTTGGGTTTGCATAGCTTTCATAATCACTTTGGGTTTGGGGTTTGGTCGTGATTCGACGAACTGGGGGAGAGACCTGGAACGGCTTATGGTTCGCGAACCAGGTCGTCGCCTATGAAAATTTCTGCATTGCGGATGCGACCGCGCTTCGAGGTGCCCGGAGCGGGCACAAGGGTGAATCCACTCAGGATTTCCTCCCGACCAAGGTCGATGACGATGGCGTGAGGATGATCCGGGGTATTGTGGGCAAAGTAGGTACTCCAGACGCTGGAGGTCTGACCATCGATTGCGTTTTCCGCAGTTCCGTCCATGTCGTGGCGTTCTTCACTGCTGACGTAGGCAATCGTCCAGCGCTCGTGCGAAATAGCCTGTCCTTCAGAATCGAGCAGATCGATCTCACCGACGGAAGCAACGATCTCCTCATTCCAGGAATCCTGGGTGAGCAGGCAGAAGTAGCGGCCCCGTGCCAGCTGGTCAAAGTGCACCACCTGTTTGGAGGGGCTGTTCTCAAAAGAAACCTTCTGATGCGGGAGATGCGACTCAAGGTTGAGTTCCCGTAATTTACGACGGGGACCCGAGAAGTCGAGTTCCGGTCGGAGCTGATCCAGCACGGGGGATTCGCGACCGGAAATTACCGGGGATTCGGGGCCGAGCAGATCCAGCACCACAATCTCGTTTTCCCCGGGCTTGAGCCACGGGCCAGGCAGGTACATCGTCTGCGTGGGTCCAATGTTCCAGAAGCGACCGAGCGCGTGGCCATTCACCCAGACCACTCCCTTGCCCCATCTGGAGAGGTCAAGAAAGCTGTCACCCGTTTTGTCGAGATCGAAGGTCGCCCTCCAGAAGCGGGGCTGCGCGGACTGATCATCGCTGACGTTGCGGTAGGACAATTGCTCCCGGTAGGACTGCTCCAGGGTGAGCGGATAGTGTGCCCAGTCGAGGAGTTCGGTACTTTCACCCGATTCCGAGATCAAGGTCACGGGTCCGTGCATGCCCTTGCGGTCGTGAATCTCGGGACCAAAGTTGATGCGGCCCATCGACCACACGAAAATTTGCAGGCGGCTTTCCGCACTGCGCTCGGGTAGAGGAACCTCGAAGGACCGACTGCGACGGTCGGTGACTCCGAGGAACACTCCATCGAGATACACCCATGAAAAGTCATTGATCGCCTCCGCACGGAGCGTTCCAGCGGAACCCGGTGCAAGCTTGGTTTCATACACCATGCCCGCACGATACACATCGAGCGTTTCGAAGGTTTGGGGTTCCGTGTGCTGGATGGACTCGGGCAGATTTTCCAATACGGCTGCCTGTTGGGAGAATGAAATGGCGGGGATGGAAATCACGGGATTGCGTGCCGGGGGTTCCGGGATCCGCTGACCATCCGGCAGGTGTTGCTGGACCATGTCCCGCAGCATGAAAAACGCATCGGTGGTCCAACCTGCTTCCGAGACCGGAGCATCGTAGTCATAGCTCGAGGTGTCGGGTTTGAAGGGACGATCTGCCCCAGCCCAAAACCCAAATGTCGTGCCGCCATGCACCATGTAGATGCTATAGGAGGCACCCATAGCAGTCATCTTATCCAAGGTTGGAATGTAGGTGGACGGATCACCATCGTGGTGTGGGTTTCCCCAGGTATCAAACCAGGCGGGGTAAAACTCCCCACACATCAGGGGTCCGGTGGGCTGGAATTCCCTGAGCGCCGCAAACGCAGAGTCGGGGTCGCTGCCAAAGTTCACCACCTGAAACAGATCTGGATCAAATCCACGTGCAATCGAATAGGGTGGATTGCAGGCAAAGAGCGGCACTTCAAATCCAGCATCCAGCAGGGCCTGCTTCATCTCGCCCATGTAGGCCGCATCATCTCCGTAAAATCCATATTCATTCTCCACCTGCACCATCAGGATGGGGCCGCCCTGCGTCACCTGCAGCGGTGCGAGCTGCTCACCGACCTGCTCAAAATAGCGGCGCGTTGCCTCGACAAAGCGGGAATCGCGGGAGCGCAACGCAATGTCTTCATGCTTGAGCAGCCACCAGGGAAGTCCGCCCATCTCCCACTCGGCACAGGAATAGGGTCCCGGGCGCAAAATCACCCACAATCCCGCTTCCTGCGCAAGACGGCAAAACTCCGCCACATCCGCCTGGTCCTGCCAGGTGAATTCGCCCTCGCGTCGCTCGTGAAAATTCCAGAAAAGATAGACGCAGACTGCGTTCATGCCCGTGGCCCGCACCATTTCAATGCGGTGCTTCCAATACTCGCGCGGCACACGGGCGTAGTGGATTTCACCACAGCGAATCTGCAGGGGTTCACCATTGAGCAGGAAGGCCTGTTCTCCGATCTCAAAAGTGGCAGCAGCAGCATTGGGTATCGACGCTACGCCGTGCGCTGAGCATCCTGCAAACAGGATAACCATTACCGACAGGCGCAGCAGTGTGCGAACCACACTGCGGGTTCGAAGGATTTCAATCATGGGTAAGTCGGGGTCGACAGAATCGCTTCTGGTCAATGGGTGAATAACGCAAAAAATTCGATGGATAGTATAGCCGCTCCAGATCGACGCATCTATCCCCCATTGGGGTGAAAATGGAATCGAGGCACAGAACGGCCGTTGGAAGGGTCTGTACTTTTCCTTTCCATCGGCTGCACACGCGGTTAGATTTCTTGATCCACCTGGCTTCGTTCGATGAAACACAATGCCTGCATGATTCCCGAAGGGTTTGAAGGACAGCAGCTTTACCGTGTGCCCGCACAGGCACTGCGGCGCATGCGCTCACGCCCCTTCACCCGGGATTTCATCATCACTGACCTTGGTTTTTTTCCAGCATCGCGGGGTCATGGAATCACGCGTCCTGCAGGAGTTGACCAGTGGATTTTGATCTTCGTGAACTCGGGAACGGGCTGGGTTGAAGCCGATGACACTCAGCACCAGCTGCGTGAGCATGAAGTGCTGCTGCTTCCACCCGGGAGGGGCCATTCCTACGGGGCCAGTGATGCCGACCCGTGGAGCATCTTCTGGTTTCACTTTGAGGGCAAGGGTAGCCATGCTCTGCTCGAATGGTTAGGCGATGTCGACCC from Puniceicoccaceae bacterium encodes:
- a CDS encoding TonB-dependent receptor plug domain-containing protein; its protein translation is MQTQRSIGLLLLVLCTPSLAVAQTERESDLEDASSESEQSEVYTLSPFEVLTDENMGYLATSSLAGSRINTDLKDVASAISVVTREFFDDTASVNLEDILIYQTSAEVAGIGGNYYGTDANDGSYRNRMLVNPQTGTRLRGLNTADLTRSFFATSLPMDAYNTERLDIQRGPNSILFGLGSPAGIINATLRDASPSKFMGEVRISMDSYGSHREMVDVNLPIIDDTLAVRVVGLNDEEKFRQDHTYDDDRRLYAAMRWQPKLADSIYTQIDVRAEYGKLSGNRPVPVTAADFITNWFGPLNQYLMYDPLTSNGIPTDPDGVQHRELSHYFSGAPARDWWNSSPGTIFQQPNSNAIGNGRMDAYRQRDGSPWGGLSGVTNPNYDEGGTGVWNKNSASYYAGNALVMDIISRYESETGNTFNGFGSSLWPTQMILSGPLAFIDRTIQGPNKREWNEFDTIEMSLTQTYFDGLAGVNLSYYRENYDSGYHNAISTNRVTVDVNTVLRDGEPNPDVGRPVLIGPSSGQNNEEDRRAFRATAFGKFDLSNYIDEGWLTTLFGEQTVTATYSSQRYENFHRNYDLYNWDVDSYGNPYLNSPNYFSWWGIHYIGDSLLNVSDFDSIPSSAIHGVTSKHNPGTTNNTLLWDENTQTWHNAQLNLLNYRDDLDRLYTGTSQGYDTTDSMSVVWQGKLLNDAIVPLFGWRRDEYERWDKPNVLVRDEYRVPLPYSSDWNYDGVTPLVAEEERRSWGLVVHADKILEMFGYEMPKGMTLSLNYNESNSFRPSEVGTDVYGNKLAAPSGETTDYGFLVTAFDNKVALRVTWYETVQKNTTLSDPSGMIYWAKAGIVRTMNTLAQETWDSQKADPTQVTPEFLVNEWFFGDSYDQSVASQPLPDNWQEQLSALVNQPLRIRRSAVPGSASFVDEGDINPDTDQPYLAPPLDAEEIAYREAWFAARSNAEWFRPLDMTWVDSKEFEKIEGDAYRIWGEGSPAGQKLTNDLVSKGIEFELTLNPKSNWRIAFNAAKAEAERSNVLSDWASFIEANKDLWFDGYDNNPGGPSNLTYWTIDGIADVRHWGGNTTYSSVGDTFGGRMMQNVFGPYQNAIAGNGQSVNELRKWRMNLVTNYKIETGRLKNVNIGGAVRWQDKAAIGYYPKYNEDAAIWVTDAANPIYGPSETDIDAWIGYQRVLKNGIDWSIQLNVRNLFSDDELIPISANPDGTIAQARIPSETVWTLTNTFKF
- a CDS encoding beta-galactosidase; this encodes MIEILRTRSVVRTLLRLSVMVILFAGCSAHGVASIPNAAAATFEIGEQAFLLNGEPLQIRCGEIHYARVPREYWKHRIEMVRATGMNAVCVYLFWNFHERREGEFTWQDQADVAEFCRLAQEAGLWVILRPGPYSCAEWEMGGLPWWLLKHEDIALRSRDSRFVEATRRYFEQVGEQLAPLQVTQGGPILMVQVENEYGFYGDDAAYMGEMKQALLDAGFEVPLFACNPPYSIARGFDPDLFQVVNFGSDPDSAFAALREFQPTGPLMCGEFYPAWFDTWGNPHHDGDPSTYIPTLDKMTAMGASYSIYMVHGGTTFGFWAGADRPFKPDTSSYDYDAPVSEAGWTTDAFFMLRDMVQQHLPDGQRIPEPPARNPVISIPAISFSQQAAVLENLPESIQHTEPQTFETLDVYRAGMVYETKLAPGSAGTLRAEAINDFSWVYLDGVFLGVTDRRSRSFEVPLPERSAESRLQIFVWSMGRINFGPEIHDRKGMHGPVTLISESGESTELLDWAHYPLTLEQSYREQLSYRNVSDDQSAQPRFWRATFDLDKTGDSFLDLSRWGKGVVWVNGHALGRFWNIGPTQTMYLPGPWLKPGENEIVVLDLLGPESPVISGRESPVLDQLRPELDFSGPRRKLRELNLESHLPHQKVSFENSPSKQVVHFDQLARGRYFCLLTQDSWNEEIVASVGEIDLLDSEGQAISHERWTIAYVSSEERHDMDGTAENAIDGQTSSVWSTYFAHNTPDHPHAIVIDLGREEILSGFTLVPAPGTSKRGRIRNAEIFIGDDLVREP